AAGTTGTACTACCATTAATCATTACATTCATTGTATTTACTACACTTTACGCAATTGCACCTAACATTAAGCTTAAATTTAAATCTGTAATTCCAGGCGCTTTATTTGCGACGATTGCCTGGATTGGAGCAAGTTTCTTATTTGGATTTTATGTTAGTAACTTCAGCAACTACTCTAAAACATACGGCAGTATCGGAGGAGTAATCGTGTTGATGTTATGGTTATATTTAACAGGATTTATCATTATTATTGGTTCTCAGATTAATGCTATAATTCATGAGAAGAAACTATCATCTAATCAATAATTCTGAAAGAGGGATAACATTGACATTATTATCAAGTATGCTTGAGTATAACAAGAATTTTGTAAACAACAAGGATTATGAACAGTACGCGACTTCTAAAGTACCAGCGATGAAAGCAGTACTATTAACGTGTATGGACACAAGATTACAAGAATTATCAACGAAAGCACTTGGCCTTAAAAACGGTGATGTAAAAACTGTTAAGAATGCAGGGGCTACAATTACTCATCCTTATGGCTCTACAATGCGTAGTTTACTTGTCGGTATCTATGCATTAGGTGCTGAAGAAATTATTATTATGGGTCATAAGGACTGTGGTATGGGTGGTCTTGACGTCGATAAAGTGAAATCAACAATGATTGATCGCGGGATTAAACAAGAAGTGATGGATACGATTATCCATTCTGGTATCGACGTTGATCATTTCTTAAGTGGATTTAACGACGTGAATGAAAACGTTCGTGAAAACGTTAAGATGGTTTATAATCATCCATTATTTGACCGTTCAGTACCCGTTCACGGGCTCGTAATCGAACCTCATACAGGTGAAGTTGAGTTATTAATAAATGGATATGACCATGTAGAAAAATAACCTTCAAAAAAAGAGTGAAATGCGATATGCATTTCACTCTTTTATTCTATTAAATCATGCTGAAATGCATAGATGACGGCCTGTGTTCTATCTTGTACTTCAAGTTTGCTCAGTATATTACTCACATGTGTTTTCACC
Above is a window of Macrococcoides canis DNA encoding:
- a CDS encoding beta-class carbonic anhydrase, whose product is MTLLSSMLEYNKNFVNNKDYEQYATSKVPAMKAVLLTCMDTRLQELSTKALGLKNGDVKTVKNAGATITHPYGSTMRSLLVGIYALGAEEIIIMGHKDCGMGGLDVDKVKSTMIDRGIKQEVMDTIIHSGIDVDHFLSGFNDVNENVRENVKMVYNHPLFDRSVPVHGLVIEPHTGEVELLINGYDHVEK